Proteins encoded within one genomic window of Ottowia sp. SB7-C50:
- the acs gene encoding acetate--CoA ligase, translating to MSAIQSTLVENRVFPPSEATVKAARISGMDAYQALCDEAERDFSGFWARLAKENVVWSKAPTQVLDESNKPFYKWFADGQLNASANCLDKHMGTPVENKTAIIFEADGGEVTKVTYKELLARVSQFANGLKAHGIKKGDRVLIYMPMTIEGVVAMQACARIGATHSVVFGGFSAKAVQERIQDAGAVAVITANYQMRGGKELPLKAIVDEALGMGGCESIKNVFVYERTPTAVNMIAGRDKTFKQMLEGQSTECAPEMVDAEHPLFILYTSGSTGKPKGVQHSTGGYILWAKLTMDWTFDLKPEDIFWCTADIGWVTGHSYIAYGPLAAGATEIVFEGVPTYPDAGRFWQMIERHKCTIFYTAPTAIRSLIKASETNEKVHPQNWNLSSLRILGSVGEPINPEAWMWYYRNIGGERCPIVDTFWQTETGGHMINPLPGATPLVPGSCTLPLPGIFAAIVDESGNEMPNGSGGILVMKKPWPSMIRTIWNDPERFKKSYFPEELKGYYLAGDGAVRDAERGYFRITGRIDDVLNVSGHRMGTMEIESALVAKTDLVAEAAVVGRPDDTTGEAICAFVVLKRPLPQGDEAKAIAKELRDWVAHEIGPIAKPKDIRFGENLPKTRSGKIMRRLLRSLAKGEQITQDTSTLENPAILTQLDQTY from the coding sequence ATGAGTGCGATTCAATCGACCCTGGTCGAAAACCGCGTGTTCCCCCCGAGCGAAGCCACCGTCAAGGCGGCGCGCATCAGCGGCATGGACGCGTACCAGGCGCTGTGCGACGAGGCCGAGCGCGACTTCAGCGGCTTCTGGGCACGCCTGGCCAAGGAGAACGTGGTGTGGTCCAAGGCGCCCACGCAGGTGCTGGACGAATCCAACAAACCGTTCTACAAGTGGTTTGCCGACGGCCAGCTGAACGCCAGCGCCAACTGCCTCGACAAGCACATGGGCACGCCGGTCGAGAACAAGACCGCCATCATCTTCGAGGCCGATGGCGGCGAAGTCACCAAAGTCACCTACAAGGAACTGCTGGCGCGCGTCAGCCAGTTCGCCAACGGCCTGAAGGCCCACGGCATCAAGAAGGGCGACCGCGTCCTGATCTACATGCCCATGACGATCGAAGGCGTGGTGGCGATGCAGGCCTGCGCGCGCATCGGCGCCACGCACAGCGTCGTGTTCGGCGGCTTCTCGGCCAAGGCGGTGCAAGAGCGCATCCAGGACGCTGGCGCCGTGGCCGTGATCACCGCCAACTACCAGATGCGCGGCGGCAAGGAACTGCCGCTGAAGGCCATCGTGGACGAGGCCCTGGGCATGGGCGGCTGCGAATCCATCAAGAACGTGTTCGTCTACGAGCGCACGCCCACCGCCGTGAACATGATCGCCGGGCGCGACAAGACCTTCAAGCAGATGCTGGAAGGCCAGTCGACCGAATGCGCACCCGAGATGGTGGATGCCGAGCACCCGCTGTTCATCCTGTACACCTCGGGCTCCACCGGCAAGCCCAAGGGCGTGCAGCACAGCACGGGCGGCTACATCCTGTGGGCCAAGCTCACGATGGACTGGACGTTCGACCTCAAGCCCGAAGACATCTTCTGGTGCACGGCCGACATCGGCTGGGTCACGGGTCACAGCTACATTGCCTACGGCCCGCTGGCTGCGGGCGCGACCGAGATCGTGTTCGAAGGCGTGCCCACGTATCCCGACGCCGGCCGCTTCTGGCAGATGATCGAGCGCCACAAGTGCACCATCTTCTACACCGCGCCGACGGCGATCCGTTCGCTCATCAAGGCGTCGGAAACCAACGAGAAGGTGCACCCCCAGAACTGGAACCTGAGCAGCCTGCGCATCCTCGGCAGTGTCGGCGAGCCGATCAACCCCGAAGCCTGGATGTGGTACTACCGGAACATCGGCGGTGAGCGTTGCCCCATCGTCGACACCTTCTGGCAGACCGAGACCGGCGGCCACATGATCAACCCGCTGCCGGGCGCCACGCCGCTGGTGCCGGGCTCGTGCACGCTGCCGCTGCCCGGTATCTTTGCCGCCATCGTGGATGAATCCGGCAACGAGATGCCCAACGGCTCGGGCGGCATTCTGGTCATGAAGAAGCCCTGGCCCAGCATGATCCGCACGATCTGGAACGACCCCGAGCGCTTCAAGAAGAGCTACTTCCCCGAAGAACTGAAGGGCTATTACCTGGCCGGCGACGGCGCCGTGCGCGATGCCGAGCGTGGCTACTTCCGCATCACGGGCCGCATCGACGACGTGCTGAACGTGTCCGGCCACCGCATGGGCACGATGGAGATCGAATCCGCCCTGGTGGCCAAGACCGACCTGGTGGCCGAAGCCGCCGTGGTGGGCCGTCCCGACGACACCACGGGTGAGGCGATCTGTGCCTTCGTGGTGCTCAAGCGCCCGCTGCCCCAAGGCGACGAAGCCAAGGCCATCGCCAAGGAGCTGCGCGACTGGGTCGCGCACGAAATCGGCCCCATCGCCAAGCCCAAGGACATCCGCTTTGGCGAAAACCTGCCCAAGACGCGCAGCGGCAAGATCATGCGCCGCCTGCTGCGCAGCCTGGCCAAGGGCGAGCAGATCACGCAGGACACCAGCACGCTGGAAAACCCAGCGATCCTCACGCAGCTCGACCAGACTTATTGA
- the ilvD gene encoding dihydroxy-acid dehydratase translates to MPIYRSRTSTAGRNMAGARSLWRATGMKDGDFEKPIIAVVNSFTQFVPGHVHLKDLGQLVAREIEAAGGVAKEFNTIAIDDGIAMGHDGMLYSLPSRDLIADSVEYMVNGHCADAMVCISNCDKITPGMLMAAMRLNIPVVFVSGGPMEAGKAKLANPETKTIEIRKLDLIDAMVMAADPSQSDADVAEVERSACPTCGSCSGMFTANSMNCLTEALGLSLPGNGTVVATHADREALFKRAGQLIVELARRYYEQDDERVLPRSVGFKAFENAMTLDIAMGGSTNTILHLLAIAQEAGIDFSMQDIDRLSRTVPQLCKVAPNTNKYHIEDVHRAGGIMAILGELDRAGKLHTDVPAVHAPSLGAALDEWDVARAPSEAVQTFYRAGPGGVPTQVAFSQSARWPSLDTDRAGGCIRSFEHAFSKEGGLAVLHGNIALAGCVVKTAGVDDSLLVFEGPAHVVESQDEAVEHILNDQVKAGDVVVVRYEGPKGGPGMQEMLYPTSYIKSKGLGKACALLTDGRFSGGTSGLSIGHCSPEAAAGGAIGLVRNGDRIRIDIPKRTIDVLVSDEELARRRAEQDKIGWKPVAPRPRKVTAALKAYAKLAMSADKGAVRDLSLLDD, encoded by the coding sequence ATGCCCATCTACCGTTCCAGAACTTCCACCGCCGGCCGCAACATGGCCGGTGCCCGCTCCCTGTGGCGCGCCACCGGCATGAAGGATGGCGATTTCGAGAAGCCGATCATCGCGGTCGTCAACAGCTTCACGCAGTTCGTGCCCGGCCACGTGCACCTGAAGGACCTGGGCCAGCTGGTGGCCCGCGAGATCGAGGCGGCAGGCGGCGTGGCCAAGGAATTCAACACCATCGCCATCGACGACGGCATCGCCATGGGCCACGACGGCATGCTGTACAGCCTGCCCAGCCGCGACCTGATCGCCGACAGCGTCGAATACATGGTCAACGGCCATTGCGCTGACGCGATGGTGTGCATCAGCAACTGCGACAAGATCACCCCCGGCATGCTGATGGCCGCGATGCGGCTGAACATTCCGGTCGTGTTCGTGTCCGGCGGCCCCATGGAAGCGGGCAAGGCGAAGCTGGCCAACCCCGAGACCAAGACCATCGAGATCCGCAAGCTCGACCTGATCGACGCCATGGTGATGGCCGCCGATCCGTCGCAAAGCGACGCCGACGTGGCCGAGGTGGAGCGCTCTGCCTGCCCCACGTGCGGCTCGTGCTCGGGCATGTTCACCGCCAACTCGATGAACTGCCTGACCGAAGCCCTGGGCCTGTCGCTGCCTGGCAACGGCACCGTGGTGGCCACGCACGCCGACCGCGAGGCCTTGTTCAAGCGCGCCGGCCAGTTGATCGTGGAGCTGGCGCGCCGCTACTACGAGCAGGACGACGAGCGCGTGCTGCCGCGCAGCGTGGGCTTCAAGGCGTTCGAAAACGCCATGACGCTGGACATCGCCATGGGCGGCTCCACCAACACCATCCTGCACCTGCTGGCCATCGCGCAGGAGGCCGGTATCGACTTCAGCATGCAGGACATCGACCGCCTGTCGCGCACCGTGCCGCAGCTGTGCAAGGTGGCGCCCAACACCAACAAGTACCACATCGAGGACGTGCACCGCGCCGGCGGCATTATGGCCATCCTGGGCGAACTGGACCGCGCCGGCAAGCTGCACACCGACGTGCCCGCCGTGCACGCGCCGTCGCTGGGCGCGGCGCTCGACGAATGGGACGTGGCGCGCGCCCCCAGCGAAGCGGTGCAGACCTTCTACCGCGCCGGCCCGGGCGGCGTGCCGACGCAGGTCGCCTTCAGCCAGTCCGCGCGCTGGCCCAGCCTGGACACCGACCGCGCGGGCGGTTGCATCCGCTCGTTCGAACACGCCTTTTCCAAGGAGGGTGGCCTGGCCGTGCTGCACGGCAACATCGCGCTGGCCGGCTGCGTCGTCAAGACCGCGGGCGTTGACGACAGCCTGCTGGTGTTTGAAGGCCCGGCCCACGTGGTCGAGTCGCAGGACGAGGCGGTCGAGCACATCCTGAACGACCAGGTCAAGGCTGGCGACGTGGTGGTGGTGCGCTACGAAGGGCCCAAGGGCGGCCCCGGCATGCAGGAAATGCTCTACCCCACCAGCTACATCAAGAGCAAGGGGCTGGGCAAGGCCTGCGCGCTGCTGACCGATGGGCGCTTTTCCGGCGGCACGTCGGGGCTGTCGATTGGCCATTGCTCGCCCGAGGCCGCGGCGGGCGGTGCCATCGGCCTGGTGCGCAACGGTGACCGCATCCGCATCGACATCCCCAAGCGCACCATCGACGTGCTGGTCAGCGACGAAGAACTCGCACGCCGCCGCGCCGAACAGGACAAGATCGGCTGGAAGCCCGTGGCGCCCCGTCCCCGCAAGGTGACGGCCGCGCTCAAGGCGTACGCCAAGCTGGCCATGTCGGCCGACAAGGGCGCGGTGCGCGATCTGTCGCTGCTGGACGATTGA
- a CDS encoding TIGR04438 family Trp-rich protein produces MYFLGLGIVLVLLKWQEMGPVANWPWWWVLAPFALAAAWWSWADWSGYTKRKAMEREDQRKLDRINRQREAIGQKARPAAPRRR; encoded by the coding sequence ATGTATTTTCTGGGGCTCGGCATCGTGTTGGTGCTGCTGAAATGGCAGGAGATGGGGCCCGTGGCCAATTGGCCGTGGTGGTGGGTGCTGGCGCCGTTTGCCCTGGCTGCCGCGTGGTGGAGCTGGGCCGACTGGTCGGGCTATACCAAGCGCAAGGCGATGGAGCGCGAAGACCAGAGAAAGCTCGACCGCATCAATCGCCAGCGCGAGGCCATTGGCCAGAAAGCTCGCCCTGCCGCGCCGCGCAGGCGCTGA